In the genome of Kluyveromyces marxianus DMKU3-1042 DNA, complete genome, chromosome 1, one region contains:
- the GRH1 gene encoding Grh1p: MFRIAKNLVKTLEESVTGTVGDKPVDSYFHSVPPQLFPIKENDARYSQQADSLYGLRVVQVSETQLQLNSFFDYIIGFNNEPIPLVEESQAVYPDYRKIISLFNEHCGNSIKLHVWSGKGGVYREEYLYVSPKNTVSEIPLDDTGSQSLATSQMFEPLGFKVQWSPLVAATFSYHVLQLNIENGPAALAGLIPDQDYIIACQDGLLATGGEHLLQDIVRSRANHSLVLYVYNKGVDCVRPVTVQIGPDGRLGCNVGYGFLHRIPAPVQRFDSESNQEATQSPDLQTFKQDPNIIQPLIQPTIASLPTGSAKPNVNPAIPGLRRQAQHHHHRAANAANAASATVMMADYFQEGKDQSPKVSSATATPPPPPPQSNPVQTEESTDSANNNEE; this comes from the coding sequence ATGTTCAGAATTGCGAAAAATTTGGTGAAAACTCTTGAAGAGTCTGTGACAGGAACAGTTGGGGACAAGCCTGTGGATTCGTATTTCCATTCTGTGCCACCTCAACTCTTTCCTATCAAGGAGAACGATGCCAGGTATTCTCAGCAAGCTGACTCTCTATATGGATTGCGGGTCGTCCAAGTAAGTGAGACACAATTGCAACTAAATTCGTTCTTTGATTATATTATTGGTTTCAATAACGAACCAATTCCATTGGTAGAAGAGAGCCAGGCAGTATATCCTGACTACAGAAAAATCATATCCTTATTCAATGAACATTGCGGCAACTCGATAAAATTGCATGTATGGTCCGGGAAAGGTGGTGTTTACAGAGAAGAGTATTTGTATGTGTCTCCAAAAAATACTGTGAGCGAAATACCATTGGATGACACAGGCTCACAATCGCTAGCGACTTCTCAGATGTTTGAGCCTTTAGGCTTCAAGGTTCAATGGAGTCCATTGGTTGCTGCTACTTTCAGTTACCACGTGCTTCAACTAAACATTGAGAATGGGCCTGCTGCGTTAGCAGGGTTGATTCCAGATCAAGATTATATTATTGCATGCCAAGATGGTTTACTAGCTACTGGGGGAGAACACTTACTTCAAGATATCGTAAGATCTAGAGCAAATCATTCATTAGTGCTATACGTTTACAACAAGGGAGTGGACTGTGTGAGACCAGTCACTGTGCAAATCGGTCCGGACGGAAGGTTGGGATGTAACGTGGGATACGGTTTCTTACACAGAATACCAGCTCCTGTCCAGAGATTTGACTCTGAATCCAACCAAGAAGCAACACAAAGTCCTGATCTTCAGACGTTCAAGCAAGATCCAAATATTATTCAACCCCTAATACAGCCTACCATAGCGTCACTGCCAACAGGGTCTGCTAAACCAAACGTAAATCCAGCAATCCCCGGATTGAGAAGACAAGCtcaacaccaccaccaccgcGCAGCAAACGCTGCAAATGCAGCTTCAGCGACAGTCATGATGGCAGATTATTTCCAGGAGGGTAAAGATCAGTCACCAAAAGTCTCGTCTGCTACTGCCACTCCACCTCCACCTCCGCCACAATCAAACCCTGTACAAACTGAAGAGTCAACAGACTCtgctaataataatgaagagTAA
- the GLK1 gene encoding glucokinase-1 — translation MSDPKLTKAVDEICNQFVIGKSKIAQLTQYFIECMEKGLEPIEDDISTDKGLPMIPTFVTDKPTGQERGTIMLAADLGGTNFRVCSVELLGDHEFKIEQEKSKIPSSFLQNDPHITSKDLFQHLALVTHQFLNKYHKDQVQNYKWKMGFTFSYPVDQTSLKSGNLIRWTKGFQISDTVGKDVVQLFQQELNDIGLSNVHVVALTNDTTGTLLAHCYTSSDEARAISEPVIGCIFGTGTNGCYMEKLDNIHKLDPKIREELKAKGKTHMCINTEWGSFDNELRHLPTTEYDIEIDKKYSANPGYHLFEKRVSGLYLGELLRNILLDMEKKSLIDLKDSKLSKEPFSLTTETLSDIEVDTFEDGLPTTKDALSKAINWDTTFEQRVVVQKIVRAISRRAAYLSAVPIAAILIKTNALNKAYHSQVEVGCDGSVVEYYPGFRSMMRHALALSPIGAEGERDVHIRIAKDGSGVGAALCALTADY, via the coding sequence ATGTCAGACCCTAAATTAACAAAAGCAGTCGATGAGATATGCAATCAATTTGTTATTGGCAAGTCAAAGATTGCCCAGTTGACTCAATATTTCATCGAATGCATGGAGAAGGGTTTAGAGCCAATCGAGGATGATATCAGTACCGACAAAGGTTTGCCTATGATTCCAACCTTTGTGACAGACAAGCCTACTGGACAAGAGCGTGGTACCATTATGCTAGCAGCTGATTTAGGCGGTACCAATTTCAGGGTTTGTTCTGTAGAATTACTCGGTGACCATGAGTTCAAGATTGAACAAGAGAAGTCAAAAATTCCTTCGTCCTTCTTGCAGAACGATCCTCATATCACTAGCAAAGACTTGTTCCAACATTTGGCATTAGTCACACACCAGTTCTTAAACAAGTACCACAAGGACCAGGTTCAAAACTACAAATGGAAGATGGGGTTCACGTTTTCTTACCCAGTCGACCAAACCTCATTGAAAAGTGGTAACTTGATCAGGTGGACCAAGGGTTTCCAAATTAGTGACACGGTCGGCAAAGATGTCGTTCAATTATTCCAACAAGAGTTGAATGACATCGGGTTGTCAAACGTCCATGTAGTTGCTCTAACAAATGATACCACAGGAACATTGTTGGCACATTGTTATACGTCTAGTGATGAAGCAAGAGCAATTAGTGAGCCTGTTATCGGGTGCATTTTTGGTACAGGTACGAATGGTTGTTACATGGAAAAACTTGACAACATCCACAAGCTTGATCCCAAAATCAGAGAAGAATTAAAGGCGAAGGGTAAGACTCATATGTGCATTAACACTGAATGGGGTTCATTTGATAATGAGCTTCGTCATTTGCCTACAACGGAGTACGATATCGAAATCGACAAAAAATACTCAGCAAACCCGGGATATCATTTGTTCGAAAAGAGAGTTAGTGGTCTATACTTGGGGGAATTGTTGAGAAATATTTTATTAGACatggaaaagaaatcattAATTGATCTGAAGGATTCTAAGCTCAGCAAAGAACCATTCTCTTTGACTACAGAAACCCTTTCTGACATTGAAGTGGACACGTTTGAAGACGGTTTACCTACGACTAAGGATGCTCTTTCTAAAGCAATTAACTGGGATACAACTTTCGAACAACGTGTAGTTGTCCAGAAAATTGTGAGAGCAATCTCCAGAAGAGCGGCATACTTGTCTGCTGTTCCAATTGCCGCCATTTTGATCAAGACAAATGCTTTAAATAAAGCTTACCATTCACAAGTGGAAGTCGGTTGCGACGGCAGTGTTGTCGAGTATTACCCAGGGTTCAGATCCATGATGAGACATGCATTAGCGCTATCTCCAATTGGTGCAGAAGGTGAACGTGATGTTCATATCCGCATTGCGAAGGACGGTTCAGGTGTCGGTGCTGCCTTATGTGCTTTAACAGCCGACTACTGA